A genomic stretch from Canis lupus familiaris isolate Mischka breed German Shepherd chromosome 15, alternate assembly UU_Cfam_GSD_1.0, whole genome shotgun sequence includes:
- the TLR2 gene encoding toll-like receptor 2 precursor (The RefSeq protein has 2 substitutions, 1 frameshift compared to this genomic sequence) translates to MSRVLWTLWVLGAVTNLSKEEAPDQSSSLSCDPTGVCDGRSRSLNSMPSGLTAAVRSLDLSNNEITYIGNSDLRDCVNLKALRLESNGINTIEEESFFSLWSLEHLDLSYNLLSNLSSSWFRPLSSLKFLNLLGNPYKSLGETPLFSQLTNLRILKVGNIYSFTEIQDKDFAGLTFLEELEIDASNLQRYEPKSLKSIQSISYLALRMKQPVLLVEIFVDLSSSLKHLELRDTHLDTFHFSEASINETHTLVKKWTFRNVKVTDRSFTEVVRLLNYVSGVLEVEFEDCTLYGLGDFDIPDVDKIKNIGQIETLTVRRLHIPHFYSFYDMSSIYSLTEDVKRITVESSKVFLVPCSLSQHLKSLEYLDLSDNLVVEEYLRNSACQHAWPLLQTLILRQNRLKSLEKTGETLLTLKNLVNLDISKNNYLSMPETCQWPEKLKCLNLSDTRMQSITRCIPQTLEILDVSNNNLESFSLILPQLKELSISRNKLKTLPDASFLPTLQIMRISRNTINAFSKEQLDSFHRLQTLEAGGNNFLCSCEFLSFTQEQQALAGLLVGWPEDYLCHSPSYVRGQRVGTARLPASECHRTALVAAVCCVLLLLVLLTAGACHHFHGLWYLRMLWAWLQAKRKPRKAPSRDVCYDAFVSYSEHDSYWVENLLVQKLEHFNPPFKLCLHKRDFIPGKWIIDNIIDSIEKSHKTIFVLSENFVKSEWCKYELDFSHFRLFDENNDAAILILLEPIEKKAIPQRFCKLRKIMNTKTYLEWPTDDAQQEGFWLNLRTAIKS, encoded by the exons ATGTCACGTGTTTTGTGGACATTGTGGGTTTTGGGGGCTGTAACCAACCTCTCCAAGGAAGAGGCCCCTGACCAGTCTTCTTCTCTGTCCTGTGACCCCACTGGTGTCTGCGATGGCCGCTCCAGATCTTTGAACTCCATGCCCTCAGGGCTCACAGCAGCTGTGAGAAGCCTTGACCTCTCCAACAATGAGATCACCTACATTGGCAACAGTGACCTTCGGGATTGTGTGAACCTCAAGGCTCTGAGGCTGGAGTCTAATGGAATTAACACAATAGaggaagaatcttttttttccctgtggagTCTTGAACATTTGGACTTATCTTATAACCTCTTATCTAACTTATCATCCTCCTGGTTCAGGCCCCTTTCTTCATTGAAGTTCTTAAACCTACTGGGAAATCCTTACAAATCACTTGGGGAAACACCTCTTTTTTCTCAGCTCACAAATCTAAGAATTCTGAAAGTAGGAAATATCTACAGCTTCACTGAGATTCAGGATAAGGATTTTGCTGGGCTAACCTTTCTTGAGGAACTGGAGATCGATGCTTCAAATCTCCAGAGGTATGAGCCAAAGAGTTTGAAATCGATTCAGAACATCAGCTATCTGGCCCTCCGTATGAAGCAGCCTGTTTTACTGGTGGAGATTTTTGTAGATCTTTCCAGTTCCTTGAAACATTTAGAACTGAGAGATACTCATTTGGACACTTTCCACTTTTCAGAGGCATCCATCAATGAAACACATACGTTGGTTAAAAAGTGGACATTTAGAAATGTGAAAGTCACCGATAGAAGTTTTACTGAGGTTGTGAGACTGTTGAATTATGTTTCTGGAGTGTTAGAAGTAGAGTTTGAGGACTGTACCCTTTATGGGCTCGGTGATTTTGACATACCTGATgtggacaaaattaaaaatataggtcAGATAGAGACACTAACAGTACGGAGGTTGCATATTCCACACTTTTACTCATTTTACGATATGAGTAGTATATATTCACTTACAGAAGATGTTAAAAGAATCACAGTAGAAAGCAGTAAGGTCTTTCTGGTTCCTTGCTCACTTTCACAACATTTAAAATCCCTAGAATATTTGGATCTCAGCGACAATTTAATGGTTGAAGAATACTTGAGAAACTCAGCCTGTCAGCATGCTTGGCCCCTCCTGCAAACCTTAATTTTAAGGCAAAATCGTTTGAAATCCTTAGAGAAAACTGGAGAAACTTTGCTTACTTTGAAAAACCTGGTGAACCTTGATATTAGTAAGAATAA TTATCTTTCTATGCCTGAAACTTGTCAGTGGCCAGAAAAGCTGAAATGTTTGAACTTATCCGACACAAGAATGCAAAGTATAACCCGTTGCATCCCTCAGACACTGGAAATTTTAGATGTTAGCAATAATAATCTCGAGTCATTTTCCCTGATTTTGCCACAACTTAAAGAACTTTCTATTTCCAGAAATAAGTTGAAGACTCTACCAGATGCCTCCTTCTTACCCACCTTACAAATTATGAGAATCAGCAGAAACACAATAAACGCTTTCTCGAAGGAGCAACTGGATTCCTTTCACAGGCTGCAGACCCTGGAGGCCGGTGGCAACAACTTCCTTTGCTCCTGTGAATTCCTGTCTTTCACTCAGGAGCAGCAGGCCCTGGCCGGGCTCCTGGTCGGCTGGCCAGAGGACTACCTGTGCCACTCCCCCTCCTACGTGCGGGGCCAGCGGGTTGGGACCGCCCGGCTCCCGGCTTCTGAGTGCCACCGGACAGCTCTGGTGGCCGCCGTGTGCTGTGTCTTGCTCCTGCTGGTCCTGCTCACGGCGGGGGCGTGCCACCATTTCCACGGGCTGTGGTACCTGAGAATGCTGTGGGCCTGGCTCCAGGCCAAAAGGAAGCCCAGGAAAGCCCCCTCCAGGGACGTCTGTTATGACGCCTTTGTGTCTTACAGTGAGCATGATTCCTACTGGGTGGAGAACCTTCTGGTCCAGAAGCTGGAGCACTTCAATCCCCCGTTCAAGTTGTGCCTTCACAAGCGGGACTTTATTCCCGGCAAGTGGATTATTGACAATATCATTGACTCCATCGAGAAGAGCCACAAAACCATCTTTGTGCTTTCTGAAAACTTCGTGAAGAGCGAGTGGTGCAAGTACGAGCTGGACTTCTCCCATTTTCGCCTCTTTGATGAGAACAACGATGCTGCCATCCTCATTCTTCTGGAGCCCATTGAGAAAAAGGCCATCCCCCAGCGATTCTGTAAGCTGCGGAAGATAATGAACACCAAGACGTACCTGGAGTGGCCCACCGATGATGCTCAGCAGGAAGGGTTTTGGTTAAATTTGAGAACAGCAATAAAATCCTAG